One Triticum dicoccoides isolate Atlit2015 ecotype Zavitan chromosome 5B, WEW_v2.0, whole genome shotgun sequence genomic window carries:
- the LOC119305667 gene encoding cyclin-dependent kinase inhibitor 6-like: protein MAATAAAIVTATAAASSCSKRESVGIAAPADLTKKAKKGRSPPAEEMEAFFAAAEGDVARRFAAKYNYDVVTDAPMDGRYEWVRVRP from the exons atggccgccaccgccgcggccatcgtgacggcgacggcggcggcgtcgaGCTGCAGCAAGCGCGAGAGCGTCGGCATTGCGGCGCCCGCCGACTT GACGAAGAAGGCGAAGAAGGGGAGGTCGCCACCGGCGGAGGAGATGGAGGCCTTCTTCGCCGCGGCGGAGGGCGACGTCGCGCGGCGCTTCGCTGCCAA GTACAACTATGACGTCGTCACAGACGCTCCCATGGATGGGCGGTACGAGTGGGTCCGAGTGAGGCCGTAG